Part of the Candidatus Eisenbacteria bacterium genome is shown below.
CCGACGTAGGCGTTCTTCTCGAGGCAGAGGACACGGAACCCGCGGGACGCCAGCAGCGCGGTGGCGGCGAGGCCGTTGTGGCCCGCGCCCACCACGATGACGTCGTAGTCGGGCGAGACGGTCA
Proteins encoded:
- a CDS encoding NAD(P)-binding protein, yielding MTVSPDYDVIVVGAGHNGLAATALLASRGFRVLCLEKNAYVG